In Citrus sinensis cultivar Valencia sweet orange chromosome 3, DVS_A1.0, whole genome shotgun sequence, the sequence gaaacatATGTTATTTACTAATCACTATATAAAAGATAATTGGGTAGAAGTGATTGAATGACTAGGAAAAAGATATGAATTAATCTGCAAGGACGATAAAAGCAATGctatttgaatattaaaagTTCAAGGAGCTGATGCTATCTTGCCGTTAGAAgcagaaaaataagaagaaatattGTGACACAAGGAGAGAATCTAGCCACAGTGATTAAAATGAAAGTTACTGCAAGTGAAGAGTGAAAAGTCAAGAGGATGAACCTTTGTCCGGATCTCCTTGGCTCGATCAGCCCAATGCAGGGTGTTTTGAGTTTCACCAAACGAGAGATTGCATGGACTTATATTAGCAATCATTACAGTGTTACAAGCTCCTCCTAATGAGTCCTTGAGAAGTTGCGTAAGCTTTGAGTTTCGGTACGGTATGTGTTTCTTACCCTCAACAAGGGCATTGATACAACTGCTCAGTGCAAGGAGTGACCGATTTATGTTGGCGCCCTCAAGTGATCGCAGTGTTCTCTGATCTGTTGCAAGGGCTCTTTCTGACCCAGCAAGATCAATGAGTGACAGTTTTCCTACTCTATTAATGATGTTCATAGAAGCATCCTTAACTCTATATTCAATTATAACCTGAacagaattttgaaaaagagagagaagatcAGTATTCAGTACACAGAATCCTATAAATCAGTACACAAAATcctataaaattaatgaactgATGGGGATAACATCCATGGCTACCTGCAGAATAGCATGGGAACGTGAAGAAGTTTCATTGGCACGAGTTGGTTCAGTGGTTCGGTTTTGGTTTCCTCGTTGAAGCAATGCCATTACCTGGCGCAACAAACatgaaaatgtttttctcttctctcatTTGACCATCTCCTAACTATCGAAATCATCATGTTGGAAACAAAATGTTTACCTCATCCGTAGAGTAAGCTCTGTATTGCGTAAGTCCTGCAGCTAAAATCCCCTACAACACATTTGAACGACCAATTTTCCATcagatattatttcaattttcaaaagcCTTGATTGAATTGAAGAGACGAGACTAATGAAGATCAGTATTCTTACTCAAGATCACGTTGATATTTGtattcaaaacaaataaatttaatatatttggttcaggaagaaaaaaagacaaatgGATGCAAAATTTCAGGCCTGCATctttattattagataatataataaaagaagaatgcCCTCACAGCCAATTAGGCTATTCAAATGAAATTCACTGAAGTAGCTACTTTGCTTATTGGTCTTGCATTTTTAGTATGAGTTCATGACGGTACATTGTAAGTTATTCTGCTTGCTGGAAGAAGATTTCTAATAATACAACGTAATTAGACATCTATGGAAGTGTATAACATAAATCTTGTCAGCAAATGATGAATTTAGAAGATATTCTGGGAAAAGATACGGAACCATTTTAATTATCTTGCAAGCTAAACCATTTGGCAGTAAATATTGAgctgttaatttcaaaagcaaCAATCGGCCACATTCAGAAGAGTGAAAAACTATTAGTTTCTAAAGACATGCAATGTGACAATCTGAAGTCGTGTGAGCTAGGAAACAGACCTGTTTATCTTCTCTAAGGACCAGAGGTCTTCCAGGTGAGAGCAAATCCCTGACAGTTTCATTGTAGACCTCCAGATACGAGAGGTGAACTACATGGTTTCCGTCACAACTTCTCTGCCTAATTTTGGTAAAGAGATCCTTGATTGCCAAAACCATCACTCCTGGATTCTCAATTGTACCAAGCATCGTATATGTTTTCCCAGCTCCCGTGGCACCATAGCAGAACACTGAACCATTCCTTCCCTGCAGAACTGCTTCCACCAGGTCTGCGGTTCTGAAAAGTCAGAAAGAAATTCTGTTCTGTTAAATAATCTCCCAAAGTCAAACTTCAAGTGGTAATAATACTTGAATGTACtagttaaattaaagttttaggCAGTATTAGTAGCCTCTTTCAGGTGACATCAGGCCTTTATTTCCCTCTTGTTATCCTCCAATTGGTAACAAATATATAGATAATgaacataagaaaaaaaagaaactcatcACATAAGCAGTAACAAGTTTCACACAACATTAGCAGCATGTTTTATGTGGCAAGTTCaaaatatagaataaagtttaaaatgttttcttttccataTTATCTTAGCTTACACAATGGGTAAATACTTTACAAAGCATTTAACAAGTACAAAAATGGAAACTCAATACATATTTGAAACACACAGCGGGAATAGCATTAACacataaaaattcaaacaaacacATGTAAGGTTAAATTTCCCGGAAAcgatctaataataaaaatattcaaacaGAGAACTGTTCCAGTTTCATAGCATTAAATCAAGTATAGAGAATCAATCAAAGCTCAAGGTTTTCACAGACTCACGTTCTGGAATAAACCTCATGTTGAGAAGTGGAATCCGGAAATGAAGCATCAAAAGTAAAATGCCGGCCACGAAGCCTCTTCAGTCTAAGATAATCATGTTCATTGGCAAACTCAGTCAAATAAACATCCCTTTTATTCACAATTCTCACACAACACCTTGACCCAGATTCCTTCTCCTTCTTGGACATAGGCCTAAGCCTAACGAACACAAGAATTCGACTCCCACTTGGGACATGTTTCCCCAAAACAGCCTCCGGTTTCTCCAATTCTTGCATATTTTTATCCCCAGTTACACCTTTTAACTCTGTTTGTGCCACAGAACTCCCCATTGAAAGCTTTCTCGCCACAGTAGTCGTCACATTAGCCTTTCTTGGACAAGATGGAAAGCCTAGAATTCGATCAGGACCCATCAAAAGATTCTCCTTGGCGTCTTCCGTAGGTGGTTGAGGCAACACAAAGGTTCTTGTTACTCTAGAACTTGGCAGCTTTGCTCCCATTGGTGCTGGCATTGTTGACATTGAGTTCTCTTTCATCACATCTTGCAACAACCTTgaatcttttgtttctttgtctTCTCTTTTGCAAGAATTCACGAGATCAACGCTCGGATGTGTAGCGAATCTTTTTTCATCAGGCTTTGGCGACTGGTTCCTGAAAGCTGATGAAGCCCTCTTCTGCTGCTCATACAAGAGAGTCAaagctttcattttctctttcaagCCATGATGTGGGTTCCTTAGAGCAACATTCACGTGGGAAGAAGCATCTTCTTGATCTGATCTGTGTCTCGTTCTTGTTCTTTGCTCATTTTCTTCGTGATTTGTGACTTGAGACCGAGTTGACACAGGCATTTGATtctgttataattttttcttgctATCCAAACATACCCAGAAGAAATTTTCCCTGACCCAGCTGAAAAAACCGCTCAAATTGCAAGATAGTTGTAATCTTTTTCCGGGAAAATGCAAGAAATTTtgctgaaaaataaaatcaatatgaaAGACCCTGTTGCAAGTGAAGAAGCAAAGAGAGGGAAGATGACGATCATGGGCGATTTGCTAATAATCTGAGCCGTCgatctaaatttttgaagTGAATTGCTATttacactcttttttttttttgagaagatgCTATTTACACTCTTATTTTTGCTATTAGCatttcaaataagaaaaagttaCTTTCACAAAAAGGGGAGTGGAAGAAGTAACATCTGGAGTTCAATTAGTGGCTTTTCTACTTTTGaatcaacaatattttaaatgtttgtgTGTAACGGTCAAATTGTTGTCAGGAAACTACAAACGGTTCAATTCAATATCGAGAGGCAAATGAGTGGGGTCCATTTAGTAATTTCGCTTTTATTacaatgttaataattaaagagaaaatctCTTTTCAAAGTGACAAAAC encodes:
- the LOC102621652 gene encoding kinesin-like protein KIN-8A isoform X2, with amino-acid sequence MPVSTRSQVTNHEENEQRTRTRHRSDQEDASSHVNVALRNPHHGLKEKMKALTLLYEQQKRASSAFRNQSPKPDEKRFATHPSVDLVNSCKREDKETKDSRLLQDVMKENSMSTMPAPMGAKLPSSRVTRTFVLPQPPTEDAKENLLMGPDRILGFPSCPRKANVTTTVARKLSMGSSVAQTELKGVTGDKNMQELEKPEAVLGKHVPSGSRILVFVRLRPMSKKEKESGSRCCVRIVNKRDVYLTEFANEHDYLRLKRLRGRHFTFDASFPDSTSQHEVYSRTTADLVEAVLQGRNGSVFCYGATGAGKTYTMLGTIENPGVMVLAIKDLFTKIRQRSCDGNHVVHLSYLEVYNETVRDLLSPGRPLVLREDKQGILAAGLTQYRAYSTDEVMALLQRGNQNRTTEPTRANETSSRSHAILQVIIEYRVKDASMNIINRVGKLSLIDLAGSERALATDQRTLRSLEGANINRSLLALSSCINALVEGKKHIPYRNSKLTQLLKDSLGGACNTVMIANISPCNLSFGETQNTLHWADRAKEIRTKEGEANEETLQVPDSGTDQAKLLLELQKENRELRVQMARQQQRLLALEAQALAANSPTPSSVSSLLTPPSTAHPNEKRKPRSSFLHGNCFTPELKRKVAPEGFRELQQTVKTLEAEIEKMKKDHALQLKQKDDVIRELKRKSDKQLERGGTEGVKKSGVQTRATLRPKEKNTGELKSPSHRFRSPVPTTKKRSFWDITAANSPSVTALSGRKTRSHVIPEPGPPSMLLQPGFARQRP
- the LOC102621652 gene encoding kinesin-like protein KIN-8A isoform X1, producing the protein MPVSTRSQVTNHEENEQRTRTRHRSDQEDASSHVNVALRNPHHGLKEKMKALTLLYEQQKRASSAFRNQSPKPDEKRFATHPSVDLVNSCKREDKETKDSRLLQDVMKENSMSTMPAPMGAKLPSSRVTRTFVLPQPPTEDAKENLLMGPDRILGFPSCPRKANVTTTVARKLSMGSSVAQTELKGVTGDKNMQELEKPEAVLGKHVPSGSRILVFVRLRPMSKKEKESGSRCCVRIVNKRDVYLTEFANEHDYLRLKRLRGRHFTFDASFPDSTSQHEVYSRTTADLVEAVLQGRNGSVFCYGATGAGKTYTMLGTIENPGVMVLAIKDLFTKIRQRSCDGNHVVHLSYLEVYNETVRDLLSPGRPLVLREDKQGILAAGLTQYRAYSTDEVMALLQRGNQNRTTEPTRANETSSRSHAILQVIIEYRVKDASMNIINRVGKLSLIDLAGSERALATDQRTLRSLEGANINRSLLALSSCINALVEGKKHIPYRNSKLTQLLKDSLGGACNTVMIANISPCNLSFGETQNTLHWADRAKEIRTKEGEANEETLQVPDSGTDQAKLLLELQKENRELRVQMARQQQRLLALEAQALAANSPTPSSVSSLLTPPSTAHPNEKRKPRSSFLHGNCFTPELKRKVAPEGFRELQQTVKTLEAEIEKMKKDHALQLKQKDDVIRELKRKSDKQLERGGTEGVKKSGVQTRATLRPKEKNTGELKSPSHRFRSPVPTTKKRSFWDITAANSPSVTALSGRKTRSHVIPEPGPPSMLLQVLLVKGPNI